Proteins found in one Mycteria americana isolate JAX WOST 10 ecotype Jacksonville Zoo and Gardens chromosome 8, USCA_MyAme_1.0, whole genome shotgun sequence genomic segment:
- the SOWAHA gene encoding ankyrin repeat domain-containing protein SOWAHA, producing the protein MAELDISPAAVLGFLRERGGRVRNAELVSTFRPLLEAGGDAAARAERRERFKAAVNAVAVVKESDGAKFVVLRRELRPAPPPGGALAPAGDGGGPGPGPGPGPGPGPAGRLSPAPPEELPSPRAVSELRGLFQGGGGGVPLPAGTAGSRREPLPKPCMLPVRCVPPPAAAAAPVPPEEPGSPLSPPPPEEEAGSRSPGLRRWPKNHRASEETAAAVPLEEAEHRWLVMAAGGQWTQQLHGLLLGDASLAARRDFISGFTALHWAAKNGNCDMVTNIIRAAEKGGARVNVDARSHSGYTALHLAAIHGQEKIITMLVYSYHAKTDLRDYSGKKPHQYLKEGASSAIRRLLGDPSLPHNVEPSMPIKKTTKLAASILSSTSTFLGVISDDMAFYDLTKGLRKPSSLNKLLAATTGPRRKPKTRGGFPSYSSLSEVMEEEEEEEVAMKRRPVSELFFGH; encoded by the coding sequence ATGGCGGAGCTCGACATCAGCCCTGCGGCCGTGCTGGGCTTCttgcgggagcgcggcgggcgggtgCGCAACGCCGAGCTGGTGAGCACCTTCCGGCCGCTGCTGGAGGccggcggggacgcggcggcgcgggcggagcggcgggagcggTTCAAGGCGGCGGTGAACGCCGTGGCGGTGGTGAAGGAGAGCGACGGCGCCAAGTTCGTCGTCCTGCGGCGGGAgctgcgccccgccccgccgccggggggcgcGCTGGCGCCGGCGGGCGatggcggcggccccggccccggcccgggcccgggcccgggcccgggccccgccgggcggctCTCGCCGGCGCCCCCCGAGGAGCTGCCGTCGCCGCGGGCCGTCTCCGAGCTGCGGGGCCTCTTCcagggcggcggtggcggggtgCCCCTACCCGCCggcacggcggggtcccggcGGGAGCCGCTCCCCAAGCCCTGCATGCTGCCGGTGCGCTGCgtgccgccccccgccgccgccgctgccccggtgcCGCCTGAGGAGCCGGGGTCCCCCTTGTCCCCACCGCCGCCGGAGGAGGAGGCCGGGTCCCGCTCGCCCGGCCTGCGGCGGTGGCCCAAGAACCATCGGGCCAGCGAGGAGACGGCGGCGGCGGTGCCCCTGGAGGAGGCCGAGCACCGGTGGCTGGTGATGGCGGCCGGCGGGCAGTGGACCCAGCAGCTCCACGGGCTGCTGCTGGGCGACGCCAGCTTGGCGGCCCGGAGGGACTTCATCTCGGGCTTCACCGCCCTGCACTGGGCCGCCAAGAACGGCAACTGCGACATGGTGACAAATATCATCAGAGCGGCTGAGAAGGGGGGGGCCCGTGTCAACGTGGACGCCAGGTCGCACAGCGGCTACACGGCGCTTCACCTGGCCGCCATACATGGCCAGGAGAAGATCATCACCATGCTGGTCTACAGCTACCACGCCAAGACCGACCTGAGGGACTACAGCGGGAAGAAGCCGCACCAGTACTTAAAGGAAGGGGCCTCCTCTGCGATCAGGCGCTTGCTGGGGGACCCCAGCCTTCCCCACAACGTGGAGCCCTCCATGCCCATCAAGAAGACCACAAAGCTTGCGGCCTCAATCTTGAGCTCCACTAGCACTTTCCTGGGGGTCATATCAGATGATATGGCTTTCTACGATCTCACCAAAGGTTTAAGGAAGCCCTCATCCTTAAACAAGCTCCTGGCTGCCACTACGGGCCCGAGGAGGAAGCCAAAGACCAGAGGGGGCTTCCCTTCGTATTCCTCCCTctccgaggtgatggaggaggaggaggaagaggaggtcgCCATGAAACGCAGACCCGTTTCTGAGCTGTTCTTTGGCCACTAG